The Aureitalea marina genome includes a window with the following:
- the msrA gene encoding peptide-methionine (S)-S-oxide reductase MsrA: protein MKQFLQFLGLSLLVVSQVSCQSKKETKQDQALAEPVQVVSDDGYARAYFASGCFWCVEAVYESVKGVQEVYNGYSGGHTENPTYEASNTGLTGHAEAVEVIYDADIVSFKSLVDVYFGSQNITQVNGQGPDRGSQYRSIIFFQNDEEKAVIEEKINQLNEELGGNKVAAEVMPFQKFWMGEGYHQDYERRNPNNPYIRNVSIPRLNNFKAKFPDLLKEEGAH, encoded by the coding sequence ATGAAACAATTCCTTCAATTCCTGGGCCTAAGCCTATTGGTAGTTTCCCAGGTCAGTTGTCAGTCTAAAAAAGAAACCAAACAGGATCAGGCTTTGGCCGAACCCGTACAGGTGGTATCCGATGATGGATACGCCCGGGCCTACTTTGCCAGCGGGTGCTTCTGGTGTGTAGAGGCCGTATACGAAAGTGTAAAAGGAGTACAAGAAGTATATAACGGCTATAGCGGGGGCCATACTGAGAACCCCACCTATGAGGCCAGTAATACAGGGCTTACGGGACATGCAGAAGCTGTAGAGGTCATATACGATGCAGACATTGTTAGCTTCAAGAGTCTGGTAGATGTCTATTTTGGATCACAGAATATTACCCAGGTCAATGGACAGGGACCGGACCGAGGGTCTCAATATCGTTCTATCATCTTTTTCCAGAATGATGAGGAAAAAGCGGTGATCGAGGAAAAGATCAACCAGTTGAATGAAGAACTTGGAGGGAATAAAGTGGCAGCAGAGGTCATGCCCTTTCAGAAGTTCTGGATGGGAGAAGGATATCATCAGGATTACGAGAGACGAAACCCTAACAACCCTTACATCCGGAATGTATCCATTCCCCGTCTCAATAATTTCAAAGCAAAATTTCCGGACTTACTCAAAGAAGAAGGCGCTCACTAA
- a CDS encoding class I SAM-dependent methyltransferase produces the protein MSKTSSSGHQEKFQVNKATWNQKVDVHARSEFYDLESFRKGRSSLNRYELNALGDVAGKSLLHLQCHFGQDTMSWSRMGANCVGVDISDKAIELAEELSRELNLDARFVCCNVLDTRKHLQEQFDLVFTSYGTIGWLPDLAPWAKVISESLKPGGKFYMVEFHPICWMFDYQQQPPALVYGYQQSAPIYEEYEGSYTDGGKDRVVSKEYGWNHGLGQIISSLQKAGLVFDYLNELDESPYNVFPGLIRTESGYFGHPQELFPLLFELQFSKA, from the coding sequence ATGTCTAAGACTTCTTCATCCGGTCATCAGGAAAAATTCCAGGTTAACAAGGCTACGTGGAATCAGAAGGTTGACGTTCATGCCAGAAGTGAATTCTACGATCTGGAATCCTTCAGAAAGGGACGAAGTTCACTGAATCGATACGAATTAAATGCCTTAGGTGATGTGGCAGGTAAGTCTTTGTTGCATCTCCAATGCCATTTCGGGCAGGACACCATGAGTTGGTCTCGTATGGGAGCAAACTGTGTGGGTGTGGATATCAGCGATAAAGCGATTGAGCTCGCGGAAGAGCTGAGCCGGGAATTGAATCTGGATGCTCGCTTTGTCTGTTGTAATGTGTTGGATACACGGAAACACTTGCAAGAACAATTTGACCTGGTTTTTACCAGTTACGGAACGATCGGCTGGTTACCCGATCTGGCCCCCTGGGCCAAGGTTATATCTGAAAGCCTAAAGCCAGGAGGTAAATTCTATATGGTGGAATTTCATCCGATCTGCTGGATGTTCGATTATCAACAGCAACCACCGGCGCTTGTCTATGGCTATCAGCAATCGGCTCCCATATACGAAGAATACGAAGGCTCCTATACCGATGGTGGCAAGGACCGGGTCGTCAGCAAAGAATATGGCTGGAACCACGGTCTGGGCCAGATCATTTCTTCACTTCAAAAGGCTGGGTTGGTCTTTGACTATTTGAACGAATTGGACGAGTCTCCCTATAACGTTTTTCCAGGACTGATCAGAACGGAATCCGGTTATTTCGGACATCCCCAAGAATTATTTCCTTTACTGTTCGAACTTCAGTTCAGCAAGGCTTAG
- a CDS encoding zinc ribbon domain-containing protein, with amino-acid sequence MAKKKAEATVEEKLRALYDLQLIDSRIDEIRNVRGELPLEVEDLEDEVAGMNKRMEKLNADLGAIEDLIKDKKNLIEEAKGLIKKYTSQQDNVRNNREYNSLSKEIEFQELEIQLAEKHIKEFKAQIEQKNEVIDETKTRLNERQDHLKHKQGELDEILAETEKEEDSLIKESGKFEKQIEDRLINAYKRIRTNVKNGLAVVPVERGASGGSFFTIPPQIQMEIASRKKIITDEHSGRILVDPTLAKEEQEKMQKLFDSIK; translated from the coding sequence ATGGCAAAAAAGAAAGCAGAGGCAACAGTCGAAGAAAAGCTAAGAGCCCTTTACGACTTGCAGTTGATCGATTCCCGTATTGATGAAATTCGCAACGTACGTGGCGAATTACCCCTAGAGGTCGAAGACCTGGAAGATGAGGTAGCCGGGATGAATAAGCGTATGGAAAAGCTGAATGCCGACCTGGGTGCTATTGAAGACCTGATCAAAGACAAAAAGAACTTGATCGAAGAAGCAAAAGGGCTGATCAAAAAATACACCTCTCAGCAGGATAACGTTCGGAACAACCGGGAGTACAATTCCCTGAGCAAAGAGATCGAATTCCAGGAACTGGAAATTCAATTGGCCGAAAAGCATATCAAAGAGTTCAAGGCTCAGATCGAGCAAAAGAACGAAGTGATCGACGAAACCAAAACCCGTCTCAACGAGCGTCAGGATCACCTGAAACACAAGCAGGGTGAACTGGATGAGATCCTGGCCGAGACCGAGAAGGAAGAAGATAGTCTGATCAAAGAATCGGGTAAATTCGAAAAACAGATCGAAGACCGCCTGATCAACGCCTACAAGCGCATCCGGACCAACGTAAAGAATGGTTTGGCCGTTGTACCAGTAGAGCGAGGAGCATCCGGAGGTTCTTTCTTCACCATCCCACCACAAATTCAGATGGAGATCGCTTCCCGTAAGAAGATCATTACAGACGAACACAGTGGACGTATCCTAGTAGACCCTACCTTGGCCAAGGAAGAGCAAGAAAAAATGCAAAAACTGTTCGACAGTATAAAATAA
- a CDS encoding Nif3-like dinuclear metal center hexameric protein has product MKVSQLLDQLEELAPLAYSEDFDNTGLLVGDKDQEINGILITHDTLEAVVDEAIDLGCNLILSFHPIIFSGLKKLTGKNYVERAVIKAIRHDIAIVAVHTALDNAWNGVNAAMCEQLGLTDREILLPKKGLISQLTTFVPKQDADRLREALFEAGGGQIGNYSHCSFNLEGEGTFMPNEAANPTLGEAHKLHREAEVRISMTFPSYLQSQVLRVLFKSHPYEEVAYEVSQLENTHQYVGMGMVGQLAETLSPSEFLERLKNVFETPCIRHSELLEGPISRVAVLGGSGSFAIGAAKAAGAQAFVTADLKYHDFYQAEGHLLLCDVGHFESERFTSQILFDFVRKKIANFAPALPKGTQVSQVRTNPIFYF; this is encoded by the coding sequence ATGAAGGTTTCACAACTGCTCGACCAACTGGAAGAACTTGCTCCCTTGGCCTATTCCGAGGATTTTGACAATACCGGTTTACTGGTGGGAGACAAGGATCAGGAAATAAATGGAATCCTGATCACCCACGATACCCTGGAAGCTGTTGTGGACGAAGCCATTGACCTGGGATGCAACCTCATCCTAAGTTTCCACCCAATCATCTTTTCGGGCCTGAAAAAACTTACGGGTAAGAACTATGTTGAGCGTGCGGTGATCAAAGCCATCCGGCATGATATTGCCATAGTTGCAGTGCATACTGCCCTGGATAACGCCTGGAATGGAGTCAACGCTGCCATGTGCGAGCAGTTGGGGCTGACCGATCGAGAAATATTACTCCCCAAAAAAGGGTTGATCTCTCAGCTGACCACCTTTGTTCCGAAGCAGGATGCTGATCGTCTTAGAGAAGCTTTATTTGAAGCAGGGGGAGGTCAGATCGGCAATTACAGTCATTGTAGTTTTAACCTGGAAGGAGAAGGCACTTTTATGCCCAATGAGGCAGCCAATCCAACACTTGGAGAAGCTCACAAATTGCATAGGGAAGCAGAGGTCCGAATTTCCATGACTTTCCCCAGCTACTTGCAATCCCAGGTCCTTCGGGTCTTATTTAAGAGTCACCCCTATGAAGAAGTGGCCTACGAAGTGAGCCAATTGGAGAATACCCATCAATATGTGGGAATGGGGATGGTAGGACAGCTTGCAGAAACCCTGTCACCATCTGAATTTCTAGAAAGGCTCAAAAATGTCTTTGAAACACCCTGTATTCGTCATTCTGAACTACTTGAAGGCCCGATCAGTCGGGTTGCTGTGCTGGGTGGCAGTGGAAGTTTCGCCATAGGTGCCGCAAAAGCGGCGGGAGCGCAGGCCTTTGTTACCGCCGATTTAAAATATCACGACTTTTATCAAGCCGAAGGTCACTTACTGCTGTGTGATGTGGGACACTTTGAAAGCGAACGATTTACAAGTCAGATTTTATTTGACTTCGTTAGGAAAAAAATTGCTAATTTTGCACCTGCCTTACCCAAAGGCACACAGGTCTCTCAAGTGAGGACCAATCCTATCTTTTATTTTTAG